One window of the Rhodococcus sovatensis genome contains the following:
- a CDS encoding primary-amine oxidase — translation MTDTFAPVATHPLEPLTPHEISQASAIVIREHNLTSAARFVYIELREPSKDELKQPHTDRRAFLVLRDRDAHATFEAVVSLTDDSVVSYTEIADAQPPITLEEFLQCEDIIKADPRWQDAMIKRGVTDFSLAMVDKWASGHTTETDNPGGRRLARPLTFVRSEAQENGYARPVENLVVTVDMDTMEVVDVADTGVVPIPQTPGNYLPGLFERPGNVPEFSEQRAPMKTIDITQPEGPSFTVDGHYVEWANWRLRVGFTPREGLLLHEVDYLDRGTLRPIIHRASLSEMYVPYGDPGDSQWNKNVFDEGEYGLGVLANSLQWGCDCLGEIHYFDAYVNDQDGQPIELPNAICMHEEDYSIGWKHTDFRDNLGQVRRNRRLVVSFFATVGNYDYGFYWHLYLDGSIEFEIKLTGIISTGAIEQGQIPEFGTLVSPGLYGPHHQHFFSVRLDMKVDGERNNLYELEAEAVPVGPENPHGNAWRQTKRQLTSESEAQRLADPLKARTWLIANADKKNKLGGHIGYKIEPSGAVALPLAQPGSQQARRGGFATNHLWATPYAERERYAAGEYVAQNPGHDGLVAYTAQDRSLENADLVIWPTIAAHHVVRPEDWPVMPVSHVSLHLKPTGFFDGNPMLDLAPETPKVGGHCCS, via the coding sequence ATGACCGACACGTTCGCGCCCGTCGCCACCCACCCACTCGAACCGCTCACTCCGCACGAGATTTCACAGGCGTCGGCGATCGTGATCCGCGAACACAACCTGACGTCAGCCGCCCGCTTCGTATACATCGAGCTCCGTGAACCGTCCAAAGACGAACTGAAACAACCACATACGGACCGGCGAGCATTCCTCGTCCTCCGCGACCGCGACGCCCACGCCACGTTCGAGGCCGTCGTCTCCCTCACCGACGATTCGGTAGTCAGCTACACCGAGATCGCCGACGCCCAACCGCCGATCACTCTCGAAGAATTCCTGCAGTGCGAGGACATCATCAAGGCCGACCCACGCTGGCAGGACGCGATGATCAAGCGCGGCGTCACCGACTTCAGCCTCGCCATGGTCGACAAGTGGGCCAGTGGACACACGACCGAGACCGACAATCCCGGTGGTCGACGCCTCGCGCGCCCCCTCACGTTCGTTCGCAGCGAAGCACAGGAGAACGGCTACGCGCGACCCGTCGAGAACCTCGTCGTGACCGTCGACATGGACACGATGGAGGTCGTGGATGTGGCCGATACCGGCGTTGTACCTATCCCCCAGACTCCGGGCAACTACCTACCTGGCCTTTTCGAGCGCCCCGGCAATGTCCCCGAGTTCTCCGAGCAGCGCGCACCGATGAAGACCATCGACATCACCCAGCCCGAGGGTCCGTCGTTCACCGTCGACGGCCACTACGTCGAATGGGCCAATTGGCGCCTGCGCGTGGGCTTCACACCGCGCGAGGGCCTCTTGCTGCACGAGGTCGACTACCTCGACCGCGGCACTCTTCGTCCCATCATCCACCGCGCGTCGCTGTCGGAAATGTATGTCCCCTACGGCGATCCTGGCGACAGTCAATGGAACAAGAACGTCTTCGACGAAGGCGAGTACGGGCTGGGTGTCCTCGCCAATTCGCTTCAATGGGGCTGTGATTGCCTCGGCGAGATCCACTACTTCGACGCGTATGTGAACGACCAGGACGGTCAGCCGATCGAGCTTCCGAACGCCATCTGCATGCACGAGGAGGACTACAGCATCGGATGGAAGCACACTGATTTTCGGGACAACCTAGGGCAGGTACGACGCAATCGTCGCCTGGTCGTGTCGTTCTTCGCGACGGTCGGTAATTACGACTACGGCTTCTACTGGCACCTGTATCTGGACGGATCGATCGAGTTCGAAATCAAGCTGACCGGCATCATTTCCACCGGAGCGATCGAACAGGGCCAGATCCCCGAGTTCGGCACCCTCGTCTCCCCTGGGCTCTACGGGCCGCATCACCAGCACTTCTTCAGCGTGCGCCTCGATATGAAGGTCGACGGGGAACGCAACAATCTCTACGAACTCGAAGCCGAGGCCGTTCCCGTCGGGCCGGAGAATCCGCACGGCAACGCGTGGCGACAGACCAAGCGTCAGCTCACTTCCGAGTCCGAGGCGCAGCGCCTCGCCGATCCGCTCAAGGCCCGAACGTGGCTGATAGCCAACGCCGACAAGAAGAACAAGCTCGGCGGGCACATCGGGTACAAGATCGAGCCGTCCGGTGCGGTCGCTTTACCTCTCGCACAGCCCGGTTCGCAGCAGGCACGCCGAGGAGGGTTCGCCACGAACCACTTGTGGGCGACGCCGTATGCCGAGCGCGAGAGGTACGCGGCCGGCGAGTACGTGGCGCAGAACCCTGGCCATGACGGGCTCGTAGCGTACACGGCACAGGATCGTTCGCTCGAGAACGCGGACCTGGTGATCTGGCCGACGATCGCAGCCCACCACGTCGTAAGGCCCGAGGACTGGCCGGTCATGCCGGTCAGCCACGTGAGCCTGCACCTCAAGCCGACGGGCTTCTTCGACGGCAATCCGATGCTCGATCTAGCGCCGGAGACGCCGAAGGTCGGTGGTCATTGCTGCAGTTGA